Within the Megalops cyprinoides isolate fMegCyp1 chromosome 10, fMegCyp1.pri, whole genome shotgun sequence genome, the region AAAAACGAGCTTGCGTCTGTTTCTTGCGGCACGTGTTTAAAGGTGTAAAACTGCGGATACAATAAAATTGCATATTCTCTATTGCCCTGTGAAAAGACAGCTAAGAAGACAGCTAAAAACTGAGCCAAACTCCCCCCCCCGCTCCATCTCCCACTGCTACACCCCCGATTTGTAGGCCAAATCTGAAACTCTGCCCAACTCATGTTAGCATGAATTCATTTGCTCTTTCCGCTGCGTGCAAACGCAGCTTATGTGTGTGCATCGGTGCAGAAAACTTTCAAAAACTCTCTTATCTCGTATTCATCtgagcagtgaaaaaaaaaaatggaaaaaaaaaatcactaaagGTTAACAAGACACTCTGAAAGACATCCAGAACGCTGCAAAAGTGCATTTCCAACGTATCCTCTCCCCGAGCATCACAACGTGAACGCCCGTGATGTGTCAATTTCAGTTCAAATCGTTTCGCAAATTGTTCTAGTGCAGGAGCAATACCGACGATGAGGGGAACGGGAAAGACCGTAGAAAAAGGAACGATCCAGCGgacagtgttttaatttttttttgaggtgggggggagggggctcgTTTGCTTTGCTCTGTTCTCTCCTCACGGGCGTCAGCTCCCGTTGGTAATGATGACGGACGTGCCTTTGTGACCTCCGGCTGCGTCCGGCTGCATGCGCAGGTGTGATGTGACGTCGTAGTGGGCGCCCGGGCAGCTGAGGGAGTAGCTCCTGAGACTCTCGGTATCATACAGGTGCTCCAGCGCGTAGCCCGTGAGCGAGTACGCCGCATGCTTGTCCAGGTACTGGCGGTGGTGGGAGGGGTAGAAGGTGGGGGACGGGGTGCAGTGGTTGCCCCGGGGCTGGTGGGGTGACAGGTCTGTCTGCAGGTAGTCCTTGGATTTGGGGAGCCTATCGGAGCTCGGGCTGTTGATGCgcgagagaggggcggggctggcgTCGTGCTCGTTGCCGTGGGGACTGATCATCTTGCCATCGCGGTGCTGGAGGTGCTCGCAGGTGAGTGCCACCCCGGGCCCGCGGCACACCACGccctgcagcgccccctggggGAAGTCGCCGCCGAAGCAGGGGGTGTGGGCCTTGGAGAGGCCGTTGGCCGTCCCCAGGGGATCTGTGGGTCCCTTTCGCAGCTGCAAGAGGCTCTCTTCCTCCTTGATCATCTGCTGGGTCGCCCGGATCAGCGTCTCGATTTTGCTGGGCTCCTGGGGGCTCGCCCGGAAGTGGTCGCTTCGGTAACGGTCCCCAGAGTCGCTGGCTGAGCCCCCATCTGGCGAGCTGACCACACTGTCCTCATCCCAGTGGCCCCTCACTGTTGGGGGGTCAAGGGTCATCGGTCATTGAAAGCACAAATCAAATGGACAAATCCACTGACATACAAATTACACCTGTTTAGTAGCCATCCTGCAAaactttcatattttaatttaaaattgcatttgtttcatttgttgccTGTGTTTAGTGGTCACCCTCAGCACAGCCAAAATACTGACAACGCCAGATTTCATGGAGTTACTCAACGCATCGATAAGTAAAGCCATGCATGTCAGGGAAGAGTCGCTGCCAGAGCCTAAGTGGAACACGCTGTGTTCATGCGGCCACACCGTGCGAGGAGGGTGTACTGCGCAGAAGCTTCTGGTGTTCTGAGCCATAAGCCCTTTGACCTTGCAGAGCGAGCTGCCTTTGGGCCAGCAACACCATATGTTTCACACTGCCCTCACATAACGTGTCACCAAAAACCAAGCTGGCATCAAGCCATCCACACCAAATTTTTATAGCCAGCTTCCATGCTGTCTCAAAAGTGGTATAAAGATAGTGATAAGCTTAGAGTATAAAGGCTGTAGCTGCTATGCAAATAAGTAAAAATTAGCAAGATTAGCCTATAAACCTGATAGCAAGGTACTGTACATACCTAACTATGAGGCTGGCTGACAAAGCTTGCAGCTACCTTGCATTCTCAATTTTAACCTTATTAAGAAACTTGTAAGGTAGCCAGCCAGTGATCAAATTTACAAGCGTTTCCACTCAATTGCTGCATTTGGCAGTGAAAATGTGAGCCCTAATTGGATCAGTCTACCTGTTTAGACCGTTGTTAGAAAGTTTCATGCAGCTGCAGGACTCACCGTGCAGACTGTGAATGGAAGCGATGTGAGGCATGCCGGCCTCGTATCCCTCGCCGTTCTCGGGCGAGGATTTGGGGATGGGCAGGACGGAGCGGGCCGCGCCCCACCAGCCGTCCCGCCCGGGCTGGGGCGTGCCCAGGAAGTAGCGCCCGGCGTCGCAGCGGCCCCGGTCGCAGGCCTGGGAGTGGGCGTGACCGTGGGCGTGGCGCTCGTCGGTGAGGGGCAGGCCGTAGCAGAGGGGGCCAGGCTCCGGGTACTGCCTGTAGGCGCAGGATGCTTCGGGACCCTCACCGTGGTCCAACAGCTGCGGGGAGGCGGAGTCTGTCAGCGGGCTCCCGCCCCACGGGCTGTCCTGGTCTGACTCCGACCGCTCGGTGTGGAAGCCGGGGTACTGTGGGAACACCAGCCATGTTTTTTACGTTATTCGAGAAGAAAGGAAATGATTGTGGTTCTGTAAGGAGCACATTAGACTGGCATTAGAGCTTGGAGTTTACACACATGATGGAGCCcatctacagtaccagtcaaaagtttggacacaacttttaatctttatttttactatttttcacagatcacaataatagtaaagacattaaaattatgaaataacaccaactgaattatgcagtgaccaagaaAGTGTTTAACAAATCAAGACTtgttatattataaatatatattataaaaaataaaatcttatattttagattcttcaatttttttggaaaaaaaattcgTATATAGGCATCAAcctcactatttatatttggttaagaaacaaatttcaagcatttaagtgtctttagatcaaaatgtcttgcaTATGACACATGTTTCCCGTTATCTTAAccagttgtgtccaaactttagACTGGTGCTGCATGTGGCTGGTAGCTCTGTGTCTCGCTCGACGCGTGTGTGATGAGCAGAGGCAGTGGGGACTCAGAGAGTCACAGGGGCACGCAGCTGCCCACCTGCGGGTAGGGGGACAGACGAGCCTTGGCTTTGGAGCGGGCCACGCGGGACTTGCCCCCCTTCCGGCTGTCAGCGATGGTGGTGGCGGTGCTGCTGTAGGAGAATGAGGGCTTGCTGGACGTCACCTGGTCCAGGGACAGCTGTAGTCCCTTATATTCAGtgtccctgcacacacacaaacatgaaaaaatatcatCCTTTCTGTCCTTAACattggaaatattttcagtcaaattttatacaatattacacattatataaacattatttttaatacttaAACAGTATTACACATGCAGAATTGCACACATTTATAACTGCCAAAGCACACTGACTCCAAAACCAATAATGTGATCtaaaatgtgtgatttcagAAACCAAGCTTCACATTTTAGATTGAAAAAACAGAGGTGTGAACAGTCAGTCATTTACACAGACCCTTGATCTAAAACACCTAGTTACCCACCCTTATCCACCATAAACCATACATAAACAGATCCTAAAGCATCTATATCCATTACTATGCCTTAATTTTTagcaaagagaaaagaaaattaacaCTGCATATCATCACCTCATGCTGAGAGGAACGTGTATGAGGACAAGGCAACGGGCCAAGACAGAGTCAGCCCTCATTCTGAGTTTGGACAGTAAATCACCAGCATAAGTGTGTGTattatgtctgtgtgagagagagggaggaagtaaaggaaaggaaaggagaggagagaagcagaaagacagagggatattttgagagagagtgtgtgtgtgtgtgcttgtgtgtgagagagggagacagagatttCACAGGGGGAGTTAATCATTCACAGACATCTTGGTTACTgtacaaacagcactgcagtgtaacCATAGCCTGCAGCAAGTCAGCCATATCTCAGTCACCTGAACCTGTTTGGCCTCTTTCCCCAGTCTCTCCCCTCTGCACAGTAGTGTCAATTCCTAACACCTCCACTTAGATTAAAAGCTCTGTTTAAATGGGCAGTGTGCGGTTCAATCATACGTTGCCCTTATATTTATTATGAGTTGCTATGTACaaaaacactgctgccctgccagGCTGTAGTTCAACCCTATGTGTCTATTCCTTCTAAACATCTTCTCAGCATCACACCAAACATGACCGCAgctgccactcacacacacaaggaaatcACAGGCCAAAGGGCACCAAGCAGGGTCTGTCCATCAAAACTCTGTCTCTGAGTCAGATTTTCCCGTTGCTTTTCACACAAGGCTTCAAAATAACCTTCAGCTGCAACGAGATATGTACGCTACCTGATAATGTTATGATCTAGCATTGTTCATTTCTCACTGCTTAAGTGTCTTATAAACAgcatacacatttaaatcacatttaaaagacacaCAACCTTGAACCCTGTTCAGACCAAACTTATGTTGCAACTTACACATGACAAGCTCTTCTAATTCTATGgtggaaaaagaaggaaagacataataaatataaaaatatatgtatacagactctttatttcttttggttttgtgtttccctgtttttaTTCAATAACCATAAGCATTTGCTTAGCAAGTAAGACGCAATTGCGTATTTGAAACAAACGAGGCCTACAAATACACGAGAGCCGATTTGCTTGTCGAGGAGTTTCATCTGGGAGTGTTTGTTGCTCGTGGAGGATTGTACAAGGCTTTTATAAATACACACCAGAGGGGAGGCAGTCAGTTCAAATACACAGTGAGATTAAGGGCTATGTCTGGCTAAGTCAAACCCCACACGACATTCCCCAGTGCAGCATAACTGGTAGATAGGAATTGATTTCCAGTAAAGCGCGGTATAGATTTTGTTCCTCTCAATGATTCAGCTCTGAAATAAAGGACCCCTGATAAGCCTATTTTAGCCAAACACAGATGTATTGAgctgctacccccccccccccatcttatCTGTCTCATAAAAcactcacaaaaaaagaaaaactttgaccacacactttctgtctgtctggaggCAGTTTCAGTCTCTCTGTAAACGTCCTTATTAGCTCAGATAAGCATCTGAATGGAAGAGATGGATACAAAAGAAGTGTGATGCAGCAGCTTATTCTGATAGCCGTTATACAATAGCTGTGTAAACAGACGTGAACTCCTAGCCCCCCATGCTGCCTGAACACCATGTAGACTTTTGATAAAGACATTAATAACACGAGCCAGACATATCAATCTATTCCTAGATGAAATCATATTTGATTTTCAACACATATTTGCGAAGAGAGTGAGAGGTTGCACAAGCCGCGGACTGTATCGCTGTGACTCCCGTTCCAGCACACTCATAAAGCCATTCATGAGAAATCACTGCTTTATAAATCACCCTTACAACTCACTGAAGAAGAAATGGCAAACCGTCCGGTGGCAGCTAGATCACGTGTTAATTCAGCGCACAGGGTGAGGTGTGAATCACCATATCCAAAGCTTCTGACTACGCCGAATCCTCTCTGACAAGggactgaatatttactgtgtgACTGCACCATGCGTGGTAGAGCACAAGCTGTATTAACGCCTGTCCGAGTGAGAGTCTTTAGGCACCTGCCTGTTATCGTGGTCATCGCCATAGTTGTTGTCTTGTTGTAGATTACTGTTGTATTTTAAGCCACGCAATTACCCAGGCGACTTCAAATGGCAACAGCGTAAAAGCGTTATTGTTCTGTAACCCATTAAAACAGCAAGATGCTTACAGGATGTTGTATGTGAGGTTAATTTCTTTTCCCAGCATGGCGATTTGAACCGCCAGCCCTGACATCCAGACACCAGGAGACCAGCAGTCTCTTCACTGCGCTGGAGTGCCTTCGTATCACACAGCCTGACCCATCTGCACATCTCCTTGGATAAAAATGGCAGATCCACATGTCGCTCAGACGATAAAATAATTCAACAAGCCAtgacaaaccaaaaaaaaaggaacttgATTCATTGACACACTTCCAAAAGGCTGGCAGCCACGAATGTGGTTGGGTTTCTCATTATC harbors:
- the sim1a gene encoding single-minded homolog 1-A isoform X2 yields the protein MKEKSKNAARTRREKENSEFYELAKLLPLPSAITSQLDKASIIRLTTSYLKMRIVFPEGLGESWGHVSRTSSLDNVGRELGSHLLQTLDGFIFVVAPDGKIMYISETASVHLGLSQVELTGNSIYEYIHPADHDEMTAVLTAHQPYHSHFVQEYEMERSFFLRMKCVLAKRNAGLTCGGYKVIHCSGYLKIRQYSLDMSPFDGCYQNVGLVAVGHSLPPSAVTEIKLHSNMFMFRASLDMKLIFLDSRVAELTGYEPQDLIEKTLYHHVHSCDSFHLRCAHHLLLVKGQVTTKYYRFLAKQGGWVWVQSYATIVHNSRSSRPHCIVSVNYVLTDTEYKGLQLSLDQVTSSKPSFSYSSTATTIADSRKGGKSRVARSKAKARLSPYPQYPGFHTERSESDQDSPWGGSPLTDSASPQLLDHGEGPEASCAYRQYPEPGPLCYGLPLTDERHAHGHAHSQACDRGRCDAGRYFLGTPQPGRDGWWGAARSVLPIPKSSPENGEGYEAGMPHIASIHSLHGEGHWDEDSVVSSPDGGSASDSGDRYRSDHFRASPQEPSKIETLIRATQQMIKEEESLLQLRKGPTDPLGTANGLSKAHTPCFGGDFPQGALQGVVCRGPGVALTCEHLQHRDGKMISPHGNEHDASPAPLSRINSPSSDRLPKSKDYLQTDLSPHQPRGNHCTPSPTFYPSHHRQYLDKHAAYSLTGYALEHLYDTESLRSYSLSCPGAHYDVTSHLRMQPDAAGGHKGTSVIITNGS
- the sim1a gene encoding single-minded homolog 1-A isoform X1: MKEKSKNAARTRREKENSEFYELAKLLPLPSAITSQLDKASIIRLTTSYLKMRIVFPEGLGESWGHVSRTSSLDNVGRELGSHLLQTLDGFIFVVAPDGKIMYISETASVHLGLSQVELTGNSIYEYIHPADHDEMTAVLTAHQPYHSHFVQEYEMERSFFLRMKCVLAKRNAGLTCGGYKVIHCSGYLKIRQYSLDMSPFDGCYQNVGLVAVGHSLPPSAVTEIKLHSNMFMFRASLDMKLIFLDSRVAELTGYEPQDLIEKTLYHHVHSCDSFHLRCAHHLLLVKGQVTTKYYRFLAKQGGWVWVQSYATIVHNSRSSRPHCIVSVNYVLTDTEYKGLQLSLDQVTSSKPSFSYSSTATTIADSRKGGKSRVARSKAKARLSPYPQYPGFHTERSESDQDSPWGGSPLTDSASPQLLDHGEGPEASCAYRQYPEPGPLCYGLPLTDERHAHGHAHSQACDRGRCDAGRYFLGTPQPGRDGWWGAARSVLPIPKSSPENGEGYEAGMPHIASIHSLHVRGHWDEDSVVSSPDGGSASDSGDRYRSDHFRASPQEPSKIETLIRATQQMIKEEESLLQLRKGPTDPLGTANGLSKAHTPCFGGDFPQGALQGVVCRGPGVALTCEHLQHRDGKMISPHGNEHDASPAPLSRINSPSSDRLPKSKDYLQTDLSPHQPRGNHCTPSPTFYPSHHRQYLDKHAAYSLTGYALEHLYDTESLRSYSLSCPGAHYDVTSHLRMQPDAAGGHKGTSVIITNGS